One region of Miscanthus floridulus cultivar M001 chromosome 19, ASM1932011v1, whole genome shotgun sequence genomic DNA includes:
- the LOC136527502 gene encoding DNA-damage-repair/toleration protein DRT111, chloroplastic-like: MLGGLYGDLPPPSSARDEDKASTASVWSSATKMAPPTLRKPTTTFAPTPSILRNQHLRPPKATSTSAPTPPVVAAEHAPATSFQPAFVAVQSTVLEEYDPARPNDYEDYRKDKLRRAKEAELNKELERRRREEQEREREREQREREAREREEKDYQSRASSLNISGEEAWNRRAAMSGGGAAAQRTPSSPPHGDGFAIGSSSSAGLGVGAGGQMTAAQRMMAKMGWKEGQGLGKQEQGITAPLVAKKTDRRGGVIVDESSSRPPEKKPRSVNFDGQPTRVLLLRNMVGPGEVDDELEDEVASECAKYGTVSRVLIFEITQADFPADEAVRIFIQFERAEEATKAMVDLQGRFFGGRVVQATFFDEERFGRNELAPMPGEVPGFFD; the protein is encoded by the exons ATGCTCGGCGGCCTGTACGGCGACCtcccgccgccgtcgtcggcccGCGACGAGGACAAGGCCTCCACGGCCTCTGTTTGGTCCAGTGCCACCAAGATGGCGCCTCCCACCCTCCGCAAGCCGACCACCACCTTCGCCCCAACCCCATCTATTCTCCGGAACCAGCACCTGCGCCCGCCCAAAGCCACCTCCACCTCCGCCCCCACTCCCCCCGTCGTTGCCGCCGAACACGCCCCGGCCACCTCCTTCCAGCCCGCGTTCGTCGCCGTCCAGTCCACCGTGCTTGAGGAGTACGACCCTGCCAGGCCCAACGACTACGAGGACTACCGTAAGGACAAGCTCCGGCGCGCCAAGGAGGCTGAGCTGAACAAGGAGCTTGAGAGGCGGCGCCGCGAGGAGCAAGAGCGGGAGAGGGAGCGCGAGCAGCGGGAGAGGGAGGCCCGCGAGCGCGAGGAGAAGGACTACCAGTCCAGGGCCTCCTCCCTCAACATATCCGGCGAGGAGGCGTGGAATAGGAGGGCAGCGATGAGCGGTGGCGGTGCTGCTGCTCAGAGAACCCCATCGTCCCCACCTCATGGGGATGGCTTCGCCATTGGGAGCTCATCTTCTGCTGGGTTGGGTGTGGGCGCCGGTGGACAGATGACTGCTGCCCAGCGGATGATGGCCAAGATGGGGTGGAAGGAAGGTCAGGGGCTTGGTAAGCAAGAGCAGGGGATCACCGCTCCTCTTGTGGCCAAAAAGACCGATAGGAGGGGAGGAGTTATTGTTGATGAGAGCAGTTCCAGGCCTCCAGAAAAGAAGCCGAGATCTGTCAACTTTGATGGGCAACCGACACGAGTTTTGCTGCTCCGCAACATG GTTGGTCCTGGTGAGGTTGACGAcgagctggaagatgaggtggcaTCGGAGTGTGCCAAGTATGGGACGGTGTCTCGGGTGCTGATATTTGAGATCACACAGGCAGACTTCCCAGCTGATGAGGCTGTAAGGATATTCATACAGTTTGAGCGGGCAGAAGAAGCAACGAAGGCAATGGTTGATCTGCAAGGGCGGTTCTTTGGCGGGCGTGTGGTGCAGGCAACCTTCTTTGACGAGGAAAGGTTTGGGAGAAACGAACTTGCTCCG